From Girardinichthys multiradiatus isolate DD_20200921_A chromosome 3, DD_fGirMul_XY1, whole genome shotgun sequence, the proteins below share one genomic window:
- the id4 gene encoding DNA-binding protein inhibitor ID-4, with the protein MKAVTPVHPQDSSSSSSSSGSSQLSMHYLSKQSLNIARCRMEEEDLFCLQYDMNDCYSRLKRLVPTIPQDKKVSKVEILQHVIDYILDLQLALETHPSLQKQQPQRTCPPAASNPNRTPLTVLNIDHHQRTSIVKKPEDSVLCR; encoded by the exons ATGAAGGCTGTGACTCCAGTCCACCCCCAggactcctcctcctcatcctcctccagCGGCAGCAGTCAGCTCTCCATGCACTATCTGTCGAAGCAGAGCCTGAACATCGCCCGGTGCAGGATGGAAGAGGAAGACCTGTTTTGCCTGCAGTACGACATGAACGACTGCTATAGCCGCTTGAAGCGCCTGGTGCCTACCATTCCGCAGGATAAGAAAGTGAGCAAAGTGGAGATCCTCCAGCATGTCATAGACTACATCCTGGACCTGCAGCTGGCCCTGGAGACGCACCCTTCCCTCCAGAAGCAGCAGCCACAGCGGACCTGCCCCCCAGCAGCCTCCAACCCTAACAGGACGCCGCTCACGGTGCTCAACATTGACCACCATCAG AGGACATCAATAGTGAAAAAACCAGAGGACTCTGTTCTATGCCGTTGA